The following are from one region of the Streptomyces changanensis genome:
- a CDS encoding acyl-CoA thioesterase, whose product MTDQSMLEGKPTSASRTTLSHIMTGSDTNLLGTVHGGVIMKLVDDAAGAVAGRHSGGPAVTASMDEMVFLEPVRVGDLVHVKAQVNWTGRSSMEVGVRVLAERWNESTPATQVGSAYLVFAAVDADGKPRTVPPVIPETERDERRYQEAQIRRTHRLARRRAIKELRERRAAEGFDD is encoded by the coding sequence ATGACAGACCAGTCCATGCTCGAGGGCAAGCCGACCTCGGCGTCCCGCACCACACTCAGCCACATCATGACCGGCAGCGACACCAACCTGCTCGGCACGGTACACGGCGGTGTGATCATGAAGTTGGTGGACGACGCGGCGGGAGCCGTCGCCGGACGCCACTCCGGGGGGCCCGCGGTGACGGCGTCCATGGACGAGATGGTCTTCCTGGAGCCCGTGCGCGTCGGTGACCTCGTCCATGTGAAGGCGCAGGTCAACTGGACCGGCCGGTCCTCCATGGAGGTCGGCGTCCGGGTGCTGGCGGAGCGCTGGAACGAGTCGACGCCGGCCACGCAGGTCGGCTCGGCGTACCTGGTGTTCGCCGCCGTGGACGCGGACGGCAAGCCTCGGACCGTGCCGCCGGTCATCCCCGAGACGGAGCGGGACGAGCGGCGCTACCAGGAGGCGCAGATCCGCCGTACGCACCGGCTCGCCCGCCGGCGAGCGATCAAGGAGCTGCGGGAGCGGCGGGCCGCCGAGGGCTTCGACGACTGA
- a CDS encoding LCP family protein, with the protein MNDWPEGRSHDRNARYGRGSADAQPEGARVMPHVRPGTVPPQQRPGYDDAPRNAPGFDSGYNTGQVYGMPRGAQGAGPGAGPGGGGRGPGAPYAPPPGGARPAPNWGRRIKVGAITVAVVVLATTIGTYFWADGRMRREVDLSKVIERPQEGDCTTYLIVGSDSREGMTAEDKKRLHTGSADGKRTDSMMILAACGSGNTMISLPRDSDVEIPTFVGSQSGKTFKGSGRRVKLNAAYAEDGPELLVRTVEHNTGLRIDHYAEIGFAGFANIVDALGGVEITIDKGFKDKKSGADFQAGKQTLDGEQALAFVRTRYAFAESDLARTKNQQKFLAALAGQAATPGTVLNPFALYPTLGAGLDTLIVDKDMSLFDLAEMFFAMKGVNGGDGTSMNMPVSGSRGGNLVWDKAKVRELVRQIQNDEKVTVTAN; encoded by the coding sequence ATGAATGACTGGCCTGAAGGACGGTCCCACGACCGCAACGCGCGCTACGGCCGCGGCAGCGCTGACGCCCAGCCCGAGGGCGCCCGCGTCATGCCGCACGTGCGGCCCGGAACCGTCCCGCCGCAGCAGCGACCGGGCTACGACGACGCGCCCCGCAACGCTCCCGGCTTCGACAGCGGCTACAACACGGGCCAGGTCTACGGCATGCCGCGCGGCGCCCAGGGCGCGGGCCCCGGTGCGGGGCCCGGCGGCGGCGGGCGGGGCCCCGGCGCCCCGTACGCACCGCCCCCCGGCGGCGCGCGCCCGGCGCCGAACTGGGGCCGCCGCATCAAGGTCGGGGCGATCACCGTCGCCGTGGTCGTCCTGGCCACGACGATCGGCACGTACTTCTGGGCCGACGGGCGCATGCGCCGCGAGGTCGACCTCTCCAAGGTCATCGAGCGCCCGCAGGAAGGCGACTGCACGACGTACCTGATCGTGGGCTCCGACAGCCGCGAGGGCATGACCGCCGAGGACAAGAAGCGGCTGCACACCGGCTCCGCCGACGGCAAGCGCACGGACTCCATGATGATCCTCGCCGCGTGCGGCAGCGGGAACACCATGATCTCCCTGCCCCGCGACTCGGACGTGGAGATCCCCACGTTCGTCGGCTCCCAGTCCGGCAAGACCTTCAAGGGCAGCGGCCGTCGCGTGAAGCTGAACGCGGCGTACGCGGAGGACGGCCCCGAGCTGCTCGTCCGCACCGTCGAGCACAACACCGGGCTGCGCATCGACCACTACGCGGAGATCGGCTTCGCCGGCTTCGCCAACATCGTCGACGCGCTCGGCGGGGTCGAGATCACCATCGACAAGGGCTTCAAGGACAAGAAGTCCGGCGCCGACTTCCAGGCGGGCAAGCAGACCCTCGACGGTGAGCAGGCCCTCGCCTTCGTCCGCACGCGGTACGCCTTCGCCGAGTCGGACCTCGCGCGCACGAAGAACCAGCAGAAGTTCCTCGCCGCCCTGGCCGGCCAGGCCGCCACGCCCGGCACGGTCCTCAACCCGTTCGCGCTGTACCCGACGCTGGGCGCCGGACTGGACACGCTGATCGTCGACAAGGACATGTCGCTGTTCGACCTGGCGGAGATGTTCTTCGCGATGAAGGGCGTCAACGGCGGCGACGGCACGTCGATGAACATGCCCGTCTCCGGCAGCCGCGGCGGCAACCTCGTCTGGGACAAGGCGAAGGTCCGCGAACTGGTGCGGCAGATCCAGAACGACGAGAAGGTCACGGTCACCGCCAACTGA